Within the Buteo buteo chromosome 2, bButBut1.hap1.1, whole genome shotgun sequence genome, the region CAGCACGCCTTCTGTCTGTCTCAGTCCCTGCAGCAAAGCTCCCAGCCTGAGGCCGCGGAGGTCTCAAGAGCAGGCATTCTGCTCAATGTACATCTTGGACAAGGACACTGCCATGGACTTGGCCAGCTCCTCATCCCGTCTGCGCTGTACCTGCGTCTGCCTGCACCACGCCTCGTACTCCGGGTTGGGGCACAGGCGGTCCAGCACAGCGTCGTAGTGCCCGTTGCTAAGCCAGCTCAGCCAGATACTGGGCCGTGTCGGGTCCTCGGGCCCCAGGTAGTGAACCATGGTGGAAACGGTGGGGCTCTCGGGCCGCCCGCCCGTGGTGAGGTGGATGTTCACGTTCAGCATTTGCCCCATGGCCAGCAGCTCCGGGTAGCCGGCCCAGGCCCCGTCCTGGGCGGCGCCGATGAGGAACTCTCCCACGTCGCCCTCGATGATGGGGTTGAAGTGGTCCAGGTGGTCGGCGATGTAGTGCACGGTCTGCTCGCGGAGCTCGCCGTGCAGCCGCTGGTCCCCGTAGACCGCCTTGCAGACGGCGCGGTAGAGGCAGTTGCCGTCGGGGATGATGTGGAAGCGGAACCGGCCCTTCTGCCGCAGGTACTTGTCCTGCTTCTCCACCTCGGCCAGGTACAGCGCCAGCTTCTCGCTGCGCTCCGGCCTGCCGCCGGGCCCCCTGCGCGCGTCGGGGCCCGctccgtcctcctcctcctcctcctcccgcccctCCCCGGGCGAGGggccgccggccggctgcgcctggccgccgctgccgccgctccTCTCCGCGGCGGGGCGACGGCCGGCGAGCAGCCCGGGCTGggcgccggcggccgccgcctgCAGCGCCTGGCAGTGCTCGCTGAGGCGGAGGCTGCGGTTGCTGGGCTCCTCGGCGGGCGGCGGCAGGGCGGCGGCCTCGCCGTCCCCCCCGGCCTGCCGCATGCTCTCCAGGATGCCCTCCAGCCAGGCGCGGCTGCGCGGCGAGGCCGGCACCAGCTCGCCGGGGGCCTCGGCTCGCTGCACGATGCGGATGGGCACGATCCGCTCCAGCGGCCGCCGGCGGCTGACGGTGACCTGCGCGCAGGAGCTGTACGGCGGGCCGCCCGCCGGACGGCTGCCGGggcccgccgcggggccgctcGGCATCAcctccaggcaggaggagaaggcgggcatggcggcggcggcggcgctgctgctgctggtgctgctgcttccccccccGGGAGCGAAGGCGTCCTTGGCGGGGCTCTCGGCGGCCGGGCTCGGGCCCGC harbors:
- the OTUD1 gene encoding OTU domain-containing protein 1 → MQLYSSVITHYPAGGTAAAAAAAAASPSAAGVFKVSLSPGPPAAEAPSAADAAGPSPAAESPAKDAFAPGGGSSSTSSSSAAAAAMPAFSSCLEVMPSGPAAGPGSRPAGGPPYSSCAQVTVSRRRPLERIVPIRIVQRAEAPGELVPASPRSRAWLEGILESMRQAGGDGEAAALPPPAEEPSNRSLRLSEHCQALQAAAAGAQPGLLAGRRPAAERSGGSGGQAQPAGGPSPGEGREEEEEEDGAGPDARRGPGGRPERSEKLALYLAEVEKQDKYLRQKGRFRFHIIPDGNCLYRAVCKAVYGDQRLHGELREQTVHYIADHLDHFNPIIEGDVGEFLIGAAQDGAWAGYPELLAMGQMLNVNIHLTTGGRPESPTVSTMVHYLGPEDPTRPSIWLSWLSNGHYDAVLDRLCPNPEYEAWCRQTQVQRRRDEELAKSMAVSLSKMYIEQNACS